CGCCCTGGTGATTATCGACTCCATTCAGACGGTCTATACCCCCGGCGGGGATTCGGCGGCGGGCAGCGTCTCCCAGGTGCGGGACTGCACCATGCGTTTGATGCAGTGGGCCAAGATGCGCGGCGTGCCCGTTTTCATATCGGGCCACGTCACCAAGGAAGGCGCCATCGCCGGGCCGCGCGTCCTGGAGCATATCGTGGATGTCGTCCTCTACCTTGAAGGCGAGCCGTTCAGCGCCTACCGGCTGCTGCGCTGCGTGAAAAACCGCTTCGGCTCTACCAACGAGGTGGGCGTTTTTGAAATGAAAGAGGCCGGGATGATAGAGGTGAGCAACCCCTCCCTGGCCTTCCTCTCCCGGCGCGGCACGGAAACGATTGGCTCGGCCGTGGTGCCGGTCATCGAAGGCAGCCGCCCGCTGCTGGTGGAAATCCAGGCCCTTACCACCCTCAACAGCTTCGGCCAGCCGCGGCGCACCGTTAACGGAGTGGACTTTAACCGCCTGCTTTTGGTGGCGGCGGTGCTTTCCCGCCGCGTGGGTCTTAAGCTCGGCAACCAGGATATCATCGTCAACGTTACCGGCGGCCTCAAAGTGGGCGAGCCGGCGGCGGACCTGGGCATGGCTTTAGCCATCGCCTCCAGCTATAAAGACGCGGAGGTCGCCCCGCATACGGCGGTGGTGGGTGAAGTGGGCTTGAGCGG
The genomic region above belongs to Dehalococcoidales bacterium and contains:
- the radA gene encoding DNA repair protein RadA, coding for MSKSSGKVVFVCKECGKESFKWLGRCPDCNTWNSFSEMTVKAEPALARPSGPPSLPRELSQVEIESADRSPLPLAEFNRVLGGGLVAGSLVLISGDPGIGKSTLLLQAAASMAGDDSRVVYVTGEETVRQIKLRADRLGLGGAGLYIMAETDLDAVLEQVDRADPALVIIDSIQTVYTPGGDSAAGSVSQVRDCTMRLMQWAKMRGVPVFISGHVTKEGAIAGPRVLEHIVDVVLYLEGEPFSAYRLLRCVKNRFGSTNEVGVFEMKEAGMIEVSNPSLAFLSRRGTETIGSAVVPVIEGSRPLLVEIQALTTLNSFGQPRRTVNGVDFNRLLLVAAVLSRRVGLKLGNQDIIVNVTGGLKVGEPAADLGMALAIASSYKDAEVAPHTAVVGEVGLSGELRPAAQMDRRLNEVARLGFKRCIVPKTEAKFTVPKDLEIVIAGTLREAVYKGLAGGGKAREAVDGGD